One Mycolicibacterium sp. ND9-15 genomic window, CCCTGCAACACCGGGTTCCTGCCCGTGCGTCAACAGCGCTCGCCGTCCGAGCAGGACGCCCCCGAACGCCCGGCCGGGGACCTGTACTGCCGCGTGCCGCAGGATTCGGACCTCAATGTCCGTGGCGTTCGCAATATCCCGTGCGAGACGGTGCCCGGCAAGCGTGCCCCGACGGTCGAGTTGTGCGAGAGCGACGAGCAGTACGTCCCACTCAACGACGGGTACAACTGGAAGGGCGATCCGAACGCGACGCGCAGCGGGCAGGGCGTGCCGCAGTACGCGCCCGGCCAGGACCCGCGACCGACGGCGCCCGTCGCCTCAGTGCCCTACGACCCGGCCACCGGTGTCTACGTCGGCCCCGACGGCAAGGCACACACGCAGGCCGACCTCGCCCACCCGCAATCCAAGGACTGGCAGTCGATGCTGGTGCCGCCGGGGTAGTCCGGGACCAGATCTTGCGCCGACTTCTTAGCCAGGGTCATGGCCGGCGAAAGTAGCGCTGGCGCAGAACTCGCGACGTGTGTTCAGCGAGCCATCGTCGAGCCTGGTGCGGCCCAGTCCGTCGAGACGAAGCGGTGGCGGATCAGCCAGTTGCCGCCGACCGGAACGAACACGTCGCGGTAGCGGCCGTAGTGGTCGAGCCCGATCTCGGTGAACACCGTGAAGTAGCACGCGACCCGGGCCTCGTGCGGCGTCAGATCGGTGAACCGGATATTCGTCACGTTGTGGCGCACGATGCGCTTGACGTTGGGCTGCGAGGCGGTCGCATTCGGCTGCGCGACGGCACCGCCGAGAAAGTTCACGATCTGCGCGCGGCCCTGCACCGGTTCGCTGCCCCGCACCTCGAGCACCCCGTCATCGCAGAAGGCGGCGGCAAGCTCGGGGAGCCGCAGCGCATCACCCGACCAGTTGTACTGGGCGAGCGTGTCTCTGATCCGTTCGCGGGCGCAAAGCTCCCAAAGCTCCATGCGGTCAACCGTAACGGGGTTAGGGTCAGGCATGGCTACCAGCGATTCCCGCGAGGTCGTGATCGACGCGAGCCCGGCCGAGATTCTCGACGTCATCGCCGACGTCGAGCGTGCACCGGAGTGGTCCTCCCAACACCAGGGCGCCGAGGTGCTCGACCGGCACGCCGACGGGAGACCGTCGAAGGTCCGCATCAAGCTGAAAACCATGGGGATTTCCGACGAGCAGGTCGTGCAGTACACCTGGACCGAGAACAAGGCCGGCTGGACCTTGCTGGAATCCAGTCAGCTCAAAACCCAGGACGCGTCGTACACACTGACTCCCGACGGTGACAAGACCAAGGTGCGCTTCGAGATCACCGTCGACCCTGCCGTGCCGATCCCCGGCTTCGTGTTGAAGCGTGCCATGAAGGGCGGCCTGGAGTCGGCTACCGATGGTCTGCGCAAGCAGGTGCTGAAGCTTAAGAAGGGTTGACGCTGCGCAGTTCGAACTCGCGAAATCCCCGCGCTGCGGTATCCCGGCTCATAGTCTCTTTGCGTGCGCTTGTCGTGGCCGTTAATTGGCCGCACGCAGGAGATGCGAACGATCGGGGCCGCTGTCGCGGGCCCGGATTTGTGCGGCGTTCTCCTTTGCGGATCCGAAGGCGTGGGCAAGAGCCGGCTCGCCCACGAGGCGTTGTCGGAGGCGGCGTCGCGAGGTTTCGAGACTCGATGGACGGCGGGCGCGTCCTCGGCCCGAGCGGTCCCGCTCGGCGCTTTCGCGGCCTGGGCGCCGGCGGGCGTCACGGACACCTTCCAGCTGCTGCGCGGGGTCATGGAGGCGCTGGCCCCCGCCTCGTCGACCGCCAGGGTGGTTCTCGGCGTCGACGACGCACACCTGCTCGACGATCTGTCGACCTTCGTCGTGCACCAGATTGTTCAGCGCGGCGCCGCCAAGGTGATCCTCACGGTTCGCGACGGTGAGCCGGTCCCCGCCGCTGTGCAGGAGTTGTGGACGGCCAACGAGTTCGGCCGACTCGATCTGCAGCATCTGTCGTTGAGCGAGACGGCCACATTGCTGGAAGCGACGTTGGGCGGCCCGGTGGCTTCTGATGCCGCTCGGCGGTTGTGGATGCTGACCTGCGGCAACGTTCTCTATCTGAGGAACATCGTCGAGCAGGAGGTCGCCGACGGCCGGATCGTGCGGGAAGACGGAGCGTGGCGCTGGGTCGGCGATCCGGTCATGCCGCCGGGCCTGATCGAGCTCATCGAGTCGCGCATCGGAGTCCTGCCGGCGCCGGTCGGTGACGTGATCGACGTGGTAGCTGTCGCAGAGCCGATCGACCTCGGCGCCCTCACGCGGATCACCGATGCGCCCGCCGTCGAGGAGGCCGAAACCCGTGGCCTGATTTGCCTGGAACCCGCGGGCGGCGGAATCGAAGTGCGGGTGGCGCATCCGCTCTACGCGGAGGTCCGCCGTAGGCGGGCGCCATACAGCCGGCTACGACGGCTCCGCGGATCGGTTGCGTCGGAACTCGCCGCATCGACTGATCCCGACGACGTAAGCGCCGTCGTGCGCCGTGCGACGTTGAGTCTCGAGTCCGATCTCGCACCCGAAGCCGATCTGCTCGTCAGAGCGGCCTACGGTGCTGTCTGGCTGGGAGACCTGGTCCTCGCGGATCGACTCGCAGAGGCAGCGATCCACGCCGGCGCGGCGGCGGAGCCGAACTTCGTTCGCGCGCACGCGCTTTCCTGGCTGGGCCGAGGCGAGGAGGCCGAGGATGTACTCGCCGGGATCGACACCAGCCTGCTGACCGACCATGACCGCGCCAGGCTCACCTTTCTACGGTCGAGCAACATGCTGTGGGCGCTCGGCGATCCGGCGCGCGCAAAGGCACTCATCGACGACGTTCTGCCCGCCACGCCCTCCGACGCCCGGGCCTACCTCGACGCCTTCCTCACCGTCTACTGGTTCGCGATGGATCAGCCGGCGAAGGCGCTGCGGGTCTCGAAAACCGTTGCCTTGGCGGATGTTCCTGTCGTCGGCGCCGAAGTAGCCTGGTCGCTTGCCCAGATCTGTGCGGATGCCGGACGCACCGCGGACGCCATGGCGTACGCGGATTCCGGCTACTCCGTCGCGACTCGCACGCTCGACGCCCCGCAGATGAGGTTCAACATCGCGGATGCGCAAGTCAGTGCCTTGCTTCTCGCTGGCCTGGTCCAGGACGCGACGACGGTAGCCGAGCGGACCCGCGAACAAGCGGCCGATCTGCCAGGGGTCGCGCACCTGCTCGGCGCCGCGGTGGCCGGCCGGGCCGCGCTCGGCGCCGGTGATCTGCTCCGCGCATGCGCACTGCTCGAGCAGGCCGTCGACGGATTGCACGCAACACATCCCGACGGCTGGGGATACCGATACCGCATACCCCATGTGACCGCGCTCGCGATGCGCGGAATGACCCGAGAGGCGACCGCCGCGCAGACCACGCTGGCCAGGATGGCGCGCCGATTCCGCTTCCTGGACCACGACCAGTCGCTGATGCGAGCGTGGGTGGCGGCAAGTCAGGGCGCCGTCAGCGAGGCGATCACCATAGCGCTCTCAGCTGCTCGGCGAGCCTGCGCAGACGGGCAATTCGCGGCCGAGGCGCTTTGCCTGCAGACCGCCACACAATTCGGTGAGCGCAGCAGCGGGCCCAGGTTGCGCGAGCTCGAAGCCATGGTCGAGGGACCCCGTGCCGGCCTGGCCGCGCGATTTGCCGAGGCGCTGGGCAACGGTGATGCCGCCGGGTTGGACTCGGTGGCAGGGGAATTCGAGCACATAGGCGATCTCGTTGCGGCGATCGACGCGACCGCCCACGCTGCGCTGGCATACCGCCGAGAAGACAAGAGAGGCTCGGCGCTGGGATGCGTGAGCCGCGCCGTCGCCCTGGCCGAGCGGTGCGGCGCCAGCACTCCGGCGTTGCGTCAGGCCGCCGAACCCTTGCCGCTGACCGATCGCGAAGAGGAGATCGTGATGATGATCGGTGAGGGGCTGTCGAACCGCGCGGTCGCCCAGCGACTGACGTTGTCCGTGCGCACGGTCGAAAGTCACATCTACCGGGCCATGGCGAAGACCGGCACCACCAGCCGCGAAGAACTCGCCGCGCTGCTACCTCACCGCACGGCCGCTAAGTACTGATCGGCTCCAGACCGCACAGATTGCAGTGGCGGCCTACTGCGTTCGTCGCGACGTACCCGAATGACGATTGGACGCAACTGACGAGTGAGGAGGCACGAAGTGGCCGATTTGTTCACGGTTCCGACCGATCATCTAGAAGCCGTCGAAAATACCGGGCAATCAGTTGAGAAAGCCTGCGACCCGGTGGTCATCACGGTGCGAGAAGTGGCCTTCAGCACCGCAGCGGCTGCGGCGCCGGCCCGCACCCGGCCCGCTTATGGCGTGATCGCCGCCGTGCGCGCGCTGCTGTCGACTCACGCCCAGGTTGCGGTGCCGGCAGAGGAGCACGCTCCGCCACGGCACTATCCGCCACATCACTATCCGCCACGTCGCGAAGCCTTCCTCGAATCCGCCGCCATGGCGCGAGAGATGCGAAGGCTGTGACCTTGTTCCAAGACCGATGCGAGTATCGCGACATCGCGCCGGTGCTCAAGCTCGAGGGCGTGACGAAGAGTTACCGCCGGGGCGACGAGCGGGTGCACGCGCTGAGCGATCTCGACTTGACGTTGGCGGCAGGTGAATTCGTCGTCGTGAGCGGACCGTCGGGGTCTGGCAAGTCGACGCTCCTGCATGTCGCCGGTGGCCTGGACGCACCGGACACCGGCACGGTTGCCGTTGCCGGACAAGACCTGTGGACGATGAGAGCCGGCGCGCGTGCCGCGTTCCGGCGGCGCAACCTCGGATTCGTGTTCCAGTTCTTCAACCTGGTGCCAATGCTGACCGCGGTCCAGAACGTGTCCTTGCCACTGGTGCTCGACGGCATGCCGACGCGAGTTGCGGATGCGCGCGCGGAGGCGTTACTGCACCGGGTGGGGCTCGCCGACCGGGTCGCGCACCTGCCGGCCGAACTGTCGGGCGGACAGATGCAACGGGTGGCGGTGGCGCGCGCTCTGGTGGCCCGACCTGCCATCATCCTCGCCGATGAGCCGACGGGGAACCTGGATCGTCATTCGTCGATCGAGGTCTTGGAACTCCTGCGCTCGCTGTCGGACGAAGACGGTGCGGCGGTCGTGATGGTGACCCACGACCAAACGGCGGCCCGCTACGGCTCCCGTGAACTACACCTTGTCGACGGGTGCGCGTACGAGGTCGACGCCGCCCCTGTCGGGGAGAGGTGATGCATCGGCTGCGCGGCGTATGGGTGCCGTTTCAGCGGATCCACCTCGCCGCGTTGATCGCAGACTGGCGCCGGACGCTGCTCAGCGTGATCGGTGTCGCCGTCGGGGTGACCGTGGTGGTCGGGTCGCTGATACTCAAGGCCGAACTCCTGCGCCCGTTCGACTCGTATGGGCCCTCGCTCACCCACGCCGCCGCCGCCGGGGTCGTCGAGGTCAGCCCGAATGTGGGTGGCCGGTTGCCGATCGACACCGTCGACCGGCTGCGCGCCGAGGTCACGGGGGCGCGGGCCGTCATCCCGGTCGTCGCCGGCTTGACGCCGGTGGACGTCGCGGGCGACGAGCAGGGTTTCTTCCTGCTCGGCGGGTCCTGCCAAATCGAGTTGCTGGTCGGCCCTTTCAACTGCGAACAGCGCACTCGAGGCGAGAAGCCCGCTGACGGTCCAGGTGTACCACTGCAGATGGCGACGGTCGTCGCCGAGCGTCATGGCTTGCGGCTCGGGGACGAATTACGCATCCCCGGCCTGCCACCGGGCTCGGCACATCTGGGTTGGACGTTCCCGGAGTTCGACCGCGTCGAGGCCATCAACAACGGCTACGTGCTGTTCGCGCCCTCCTGGGAGACCGCCGCGCGCATGCTCTCCACACCGGGCTACGTCACCGCCGCGTTCGTGCTGCCCAGACCCGGCGCGCCGATCATGACCGAGATCGATCGCGTCATCGCCGGTATCGCGACGGCGGGTCCGCCCCGGCCGCATCTGCCTGCGGTGCTGGAGAACGGTAGGCCGAGCTTCAACTTGACGGTGCTGGCAGGAGTGTTGATCGGCTTTCTCATCGCCGTCAACACCATCCTGCTCGCGGTCGAGGACCGCCGGGCGGTGATGGGAAGCATCGGCGCGATGGGCGCGAAGCCGGTCGGCTTGTTCGCCGGCATGCTCGGCGAAGGCGCCGTGGTAGGAGTACTCGGGGGACTGGCGGGGGTGCCGAGCGGCTTTCTGCTCGGGACGTATCTGGTGCATCGGCACGGCCAAGCCATTTTGGCCGGCTCCGGCGCCACCCCCGTAGCGCATTTCACGCCGAGCTTGATCGCGATCGGCGCGGCCGCGGGTACCGTCTCGGGAGTCCTCGCCATGATCGGGCCGGCCCTGCGACTCGTCCGTGAAGGCCCGTTGGCCTCGATGGCCGGCGCCGGCGGGATGCAGCGCGTGAGGACGATCCCGGTGTGGCCGCTCGTCATCGGCGCAGCGATGCTGGCGGCCTCCCACGTCGCGCTGCGGATTTTCGAGCGCGGGTCGCTACCGCTGAACGTCGGCATCAACGGCATCGCGCTCGGGCTCTATGGAGTCGCGTTTGTGGCGCTGTGGATCGCTCCGCGCGGAGCGGGGCCGCTGATCGAGTTGCTGACCGCCGTCCGACCAGACGCCGGGCGCCTGCTGCGTGCCGATGTCCGGCGTTACACGCTGCTGTTCGCGATGTCCGTCGCCCTGCTCACCGTCGGCAGCGGCTTGGCCATCGGCTCACATGGCATGCAACTGCTCGCCAGCTCACAGGTGGCAGAGCAGAAAACGGACCGCTTGCCCGCGGCCTTGCTCGTCACGGCCCAATCGGTGCTCGATCAGCGAGACGGCCACCTCGCGGACTCCACGTTCGAGTTGGTGGCCGGTGCCGCCGACGGCCACAACACGTCGGCGCGCTGGCGGTCGACCATCTCGTCAGGGACGTTGTCGCGCCTTGTCATCGGTGTGACGCCGGGCGATTGGTACAGCCGAGCGCGCTATCAACCGACCGGTGCCGACGATGAAATGTGGCAGGGCCTGCGCGACGGGCAGATCGGCTTGAGCGAGGTCGCCTCCAGTCGGCTGGGCGTCACCGCGGGCGATACGGTCGAACTGCCGACGGTCGACGGAGCGAAGCGGTACCGCGTGGCCGGGGTCTTTCACCCGCGGATGATCGACGACACGGCGGTGGGCGACATCGTCCTGACGTCAGAACAGCTGGCGCGCACCGACTGGGCAGCCGTCCGCGACCAGGCCGCGGTGCGCTATTCGTCTCCCGCCGAGGCAACCGTCCATCGTCGGGACTTCCTGGATCTCGATGCCGGACTTGCGGTTTACGATGACGAGCAGTGGCGTTCGGTGGCCGCGCAGGGGATCACCCGCTTCCTGGAGCCGTTCACAATCAGCGGGTACATCGTGATGGCGCTGGCGGGCCTGAGCGTGCTGAATGTGTTCGTACTCGGACTCGTACAACGCAAGCGGGAGCGCGCGGCGTTGCGCGCGATCGGTGTGACACCGTGGCAGGAGCAGGCGGTCGTGCTCGCGCATGCCGGCCTACTCGGCCTCGCTGCCGCCGTCTTCGGTTCGTTGGGCGGCCTCGGTCTGACGTATCTGTGGACGCTGGGCTCGCCGGTGTACTACGGCATCAAGGTCCACTGGGCGGTGCTGGACGGGCCATTACGAAGCGGCGTCGTGGCGGTGATCGTGCTCGTGCTGGCTGCGGCCGTCTATCCGGTCTTTCATGCGCGACGGTTGGAAGCGGTCGACGTGCTGCGAACCGCTTGAGGTGAGCGGCGGATTGGACGTCAGCCTGCGAGGGGTAGGCTGGCGTTCAATCTTGTTGGCTCGCATTGGCTTCGTCGGCCTCCCGCATGGCTTCGGCCCAGGCGATATGTCCTTTGAAACCAAGCAATTCCGCCGTCGCGCGGTAGCGACTCACCAGGTCCCGGTAGGCAAGATCGTCGCCGCGTGCCCGGGCTACCAGCGTGCGCAACCGCAGTAGCGTGATGTCGACGACCGCCGAACCATTGTCTGCAGGCAGGTTCGTTAACCGATCGATCGCCTCTTGGGCTTCGGCCACATCTCCCTCGGCGCCCCGCTCCAGCAGCGCCTCCACCAGTACGCCGGTCCCGAAAACGACATATCCGACCCGCGCCGCCTGGTGCAGTTCGGTCACGGCTTCTCGCATGACACCGATGGCAGCTTCCCGATCGCCGCGTCTGGCCCTCTCCGGGGCGGCCAGCAACTCGGTGAGCGGGATCAAGGAGGGAATACGCTCGCGCAACCTGTCGCGGACCTGCATCATCAGGTCCAGCCCGCGGTGACGATCGGCTTCGGCGTCCCGATATAGCAGCGCGCAAGCCAACGAGAACTCGGCGAAGATCACCGCGATATCGCTGCTGGCCCGTTGGGCGGTCTGCACCGCCTCCTCGCACGTGAGCAGCGCCGAGTCATCGGGCCGAAGCACGCCATAGGTTGTCGCGGCACCGTAGGTCCAGCCGACGACAAGCGCGAGAGTTGTCGGGTCGCTGTGTCGGGCCATCGCGAGGGCGTCGTGGAGGTCTTGGCGCCAGCCGGGACGGCCCAGCCACCACCGGGCGACACCGCGCCATGCCAACGCGGCCGCCAGCGGTGATCCCAGACCGAAGCCGGCCCCCTTGGCGGGGTCACCGCCGGCCAGGTCGACGACGGTCTGCGACCACCGCAAGATCTCCCCGAATGCACCGACGTTGAACCAGTTGAGGAAACCGATGAACGCCAAACCCATGGTCAAGGTGGGATCGCCGATCGACTCGAGCAGTGCCATCTGTTCGGACGCCAGCCGGGATCCCTCGCGCGAACGCCCCGCGTAGAGGAGCTCGGATGCCAGCCCGGTCATGCCGATGGCCAGCGAGACCTTGTCACCGGCTGCGCTGCACAACTCCTGTAGCTCAGCGAAGCGGCCTCGGCTTTCCTGGACTGCTCGGGCTTGGAAGTCGGTGGCGCACAGCATGGTTCGCGGCGCGATGCGCATCGACAGTCGGTCGGTGTCGTCGACAGGCAGCGTGTCGGCGATGCGGCGGGCCCGCTCCCAGCTGACCCGCGCAGCGTGGACATCGCGGTTGGCTGACCACGCACCTGCGCGCATGTGCCAGCCATACGCCGCGTGCAGCTCGCCCGCTGCTTCGAGGTGTTCGGCGACCAGCGCCGCGTTCTCCTCCACCGAGTCGGACGCACGCTCCTGGATTGCTCCGGCCAGACGCCGGTGCCACTGGGTGCGATCGGATTTGAGCTGCGATTCGTAGGCCACCGCACGGATCAGCGGATGCCGGAACGCGTACCCCGGGCTGCGAGTGAAGCGCACCTGATCGATCAACTCCGCGTCCAGCAGCTCATCGACCTCTGCATCGATGCCTAACGCGGCGAGCAGCTCTGCATCGAAGCGCGCGCCGATCACGGACGCCGCGGTCAGTGTCCGCTTGGCCCTGGTGCTCAGCCGGTCGATGCGCGCCTCGATGGTCGCCTGCACCGTGGCCGGAACACTCACTTCGGCGACATCCACCCGACAGACAT contains:
- a CDS encoding nuclear transport factor 2 family protein, with the protein product MELWELCARERIRDTLAQYNWSGDALRLPELAAAFCDDGVLEVRGSEPVQGRAQIVNFLGGAVAQPNATASQPNVKRIVRHNVTNIRFTDLTPHEARVACYFTVFTEIGLDHYGRYRDVFVPVGGNWLIRHRFVSTDWAAPGSTMAR
- a CDS encoding SRPBCC family protein codes for the protein MATSDSREVVIDASPAEILDVIADVERAPEWSSQHQGAEVLDRHADGRPSKVRIKLKTMGISDEQVVQYTWTENKAGWTLLESSQLKTQDASYTLTPDGDKTKVRFEITVDPAVPIPGFVLKRAMKGGLESATDGLRKQVLKLKKG
- a CDS encoding helix-turn-helix transcriptional regulator, translating into MRTIGAAVAGPDLCGVLLCGSEGVGKSRLAHEALSEAASRGFETRWTAGASSARAVPLGAFAAWAPAGVTDTFQLLRGVMEALAPASSTARVVLGVDDAHLLDDLSTFVVHQIVQRGAAKVILTVRDGEPVPAAVQELWTANEFGRLDLQHLSLSETATLLEATLGGPVASDAARRLWMLTCGNVLYLRNIVEQEVADGRIVREDGAWRWVGDPVMPPGLIELIESRIGVLPAPVGDVIDVVAVAEPIDLGALTRITDAPAVEEAETRGLICLEPAGGGIEVRVAHPLYAEVRRRRAPYSRLRRLRGSVASELAASTDPDDVSAVVRRATLSLESDLAPEADLLVRAAYGAVWLGDLVLADRLAEAAIHAGAAAEPNFVRAHALSWLGRGEEAEDVLAGIDTSLLTDHDRARLTFLRSSNMLWALGDPARAKALIDDVLPATPSDARAYLDAFLTVYWFAMDQPAKALRVSKTVALADVPVVGAEVAWSLAQICADAGRTADAMAYADSGYSVATRTLDAPQMRFNIADAQVSALLLAGLVQDATTVAERTREQAADLPGVAHLLGAAVAGRAALGAGDLLRACALLEQAVDGLHATHPDGWGYRYRIPHVTALAMRGMTREATAAQTTLARMARRFRFLDHDQSLMRAWVAASQGAVSEAITIALSAARRACADGQFAAEALCLQTATQFGERSSGPRLRELEAMVEGPRAGLAARFAEALGNGDAAGLDSVAGEFEHIGDLVAAIDATAHAALAYRREDKRGSALGCVSRAVALAERCGASTPALRQAAEPLPLTDREEEIVMMIGEGLSNRAVAQRLTLSVRTVESHIYRAMAKTGTTSREELAALLPHRTAAKY
- a CDS encoding ABC transporter ATP-binding protein — protein: MTLFQDRCEYRDIAPVLKLEGVTKSYRRGDERVHALSDLDLTLAAGEFVVVSGPSGSGKSTLLHVAGGLDAPDTGTVAVAGQDLWTMRAGARAAFRRRNLGFVFQFFNLVPMLTAVQNVSLPLVLDGMPTRVADARAEALLHRVGLADRVAHLPAELSGGQMQRVAVARALVARPAIILADEPTGNLDRHSSIEVLELLRSLSDEDGAAVVMVTHDQTAARYGSRELHLVDGCAYEVDAAPVGER
- a CDS encoding ABC transporter permease, producing the protein MHRLRGVWVPFQRIHLAALIADWRRTLLSVIGVAVGVTVVVGSLILKAELLRPFDSYGPSLTHAAAAGVVEVSPNVGGRLPIDTVDRLRAEVTGARAVIPVVAGLTPVDVAGDEQGFFLLGGSCQIELLVGPFNCEQRTRGEKPADGPGVPLQMATVVAERHGLRLGDELRIPGLPPGSAHLGWTFPEFDRVEAINNGYVLFAPSWETAARMLSTPGYVTAAFVLPRPGAPIMTEIDRVIAGIATAGPPRPHLPAVLENGRPSFNLTVLAGVLIGFLIAVNTILLAVEDRRAVMGSIGAMGAKPVGLFAGMLGEGAVVGVLGGLAGVPSGFLLGTYLVHRHGQAILAGSGATPVAHFTPSLIAIGAAAGTVSGVLAMIGPALRLVREGPLASMAGAGGMQRVRTIPVWPLVIGAAMLAASHVALRIFERGSLPLNVGINGIALGLYGVAFVALWIAPRGAGPLIELLTAVRPDAGRLLRADVRRYTLLFAMSVALLTVGSGLAIGSHGMQLLASSQVAEQKTDRLPAALLVTAQSVLDQRDGHLADSTFELVAGAADGHNTSARWRSTISSGTLSRLVIGVTPGDWYSRARYQPTGADDEMWQGLRDGQIGLSEVASSRLGVTAGDTVELPTVDGAKRYRVAGVFHPRMIDDTAVGDIVLTSEQLARTDWAAVRDQAAVRYSSPAEATVHRRDFLDLDAGLAVYDDEQWRSVAAQGITRFLEPFTISGYIVMALAGLSVLNVFVLGLVQRKRERAALRAIGVTPWQEQAVVLAHAGLLGLAAAVFGSLGGLGLTYLWTLGSPVYYGIKVHWAVLDGPLRSGVVAVIVLVLAAAVYPVFHARRLEAVDVLRTA
- a CDS encoding ATP-binding protein, coding for MHAPPGSAVMLLTSAAALCRSCGAAPHEGARFCDACGTPLLASTDAAEYKQVTVLFADVVRSMDIAAALDLERFRGIMTELVERSAAVVQRYGGGTVEYTGDGVMALFGAPIAFEDHAFRACLAALAIQDEVKRLATDVQHRDGIDLRVRIGLNSGQVIAGDIGSGTLGYAAMGRQVGFAQRMESAAPPGGVMLSESTANLVERTATLGEPEWVHIKGTDAPVSARRLLAIGPRDAVIARPEASMFGRGWEMAALDAMVDRTIGGRGSVVTVVGPPGIGKSRAARELAASAAGHGLEVLWTFCESHTSDASFHVVARLLRAWIGITDLEGEAARAQVRARLRDADPQDLLLLDDLLGIADADAPLPQIDPDARRRRLRALINAASLARTEPVLFIIEDVHWIDEVSESMIAELLAVIPQTPLMVLITARPEYQGVLTRVHGAQTIALAPLGDSDSIALIVELLGSDPSVGELAAIIAERAAGNPFFAEEMVRELAQRGVLAGERGDYVCRVDVAEVSVPATVQATIEARIDRLSTRAKRTLTAASVIGARFDAELLAALGIDAEVDELLDAELIDQVRFTRSPGYAFRHPLIRAVAYESQLKSDRTQWHRRLAGAIQERASDSVEENAALVAEHLEAAGELHAAYGWHMRAGAWSANRDVHAARVSWERARRIADTLPVDDTDRLSMRIAPRTMLCATDFQARAVQESRGRFAELQELCSAAGDKVSLAIGMTGLASELLYAGRSREGSRLASEQMALLESIGDPTLTMGLAFIGFLNWFNVGAFGEILRWSQTVVDLAGGDPAKGAGFGLGSPLAAALAWRGVARWWLGRPGWRQDLHDALAMARHSDPTTLALVVGWTYGAATTYGVLRPDDSALLTCEEAVQTAQRASSDIAVIFAEFSLACALLYRDAEADRHRGLDLMMQVRDRLRERIPSLIPLTELLAAPERARRGDREAAIGVMREAVTELHQAARVGYVVFGTGVLVEALLERGAEGDVAEAQEAIDRLTNLPADNGSAVVDITLLRLRTLVARARGDDLAYRDLVSRYRATAELLGFKGHIAWAEAMREADEANASQQD